The following are encoded in a window of Mustela nigripes isolate SB6536 chromosome 3, MUSNIG.SB6536, whole genome shotgun sequence genomic DNA:
- the MRPL44 gene encoding large ribosomal subunit protein mL44, with amino-acid sequence MRKERTRKQLRVKQLPHISGPKRPSLPGSPESNLWVGRNQSSHMRSKTLRQPPRLRVLAPPGSRSPRPIPGGLCYLDTGPTSFLPPSIAFSREMASGLGRLLLRGPRCLLSPASPTLVPPVRGMKKGFRAAFRFQKELERWRLLRCPPPPVRRSEKPNWDYHAEIQAFGHRLQETFSLDLLKTAFVNTCYIKSEEAKRQNLGIEKEAVLLNLKDNEELAEQGTSFSKTCLTQFLEDAYPDLPTEGIKSLVDFLTGEEVVCHVARNLAVEQLTLSAEFPVPPPVLQKTFFAVIGALLQSSGPERTALFIRDFLIPQMTGKELFEIWKIINPMGLLVEELKKRNISPPESRLTRQSGSTTALPVFFVGLYCDKKLIAEGPGETVLVAEEEAARVALRKLYGFTENRRPWDYSKPKENLRVEKTVTAS; translated from the exons atgagaaaggaaagaacaagaaagcaaCTGAGGGTGAAACAACTCCCACACATTTCCGGACCCAAACGCCCCTCACTCCCGGGATCACCTGAAAGTAATCTCTGGGTTGGCAGGAACCAGAGCTCGCACATGCGCAGTAAAACTCTACGGCAGCCGCCCCGCCTCCGGGTACTAGCCCCGCCCGGATCTCGCTCACCTCGCCCAATTCCGGGGGGACTGTGTTACCTAGACACTGGTCCGACTTCCTTCCTTCCGCCCTCCATTGCTTTTTCCCGAGAAATGGCATCGGGCTTGGGGAGACTGCTTTTGCGGGGGCCTCGCTGCCTCCTGTCACCGGCCAGTCCCACACTCGTCCCGCCAGTTCGGGGCATGAAGAAGGGATTCCGTGCCGCCTTCCGCTTCCAGAAGGAGTTAGAGCGATGGCGCCTGCTCCGGTGCCCGCCGCCGCCCGTGCGCCG ttcAGAGAAGCCCAACTGGGATTACCATGCTGAAATACAAGCATTTGGACATCGGTTACAAGAAACCTTTTCCTTAGATCTTCTCAAAACTGCATTTGTTAATACCTGCTATATTAAAAGTGAGGAGGCCAAACGCCAAAACCTTGGAATAGAGAAAGAAGCTGTTCTTCTGAATCTTAAAGACAATGAAGAACTCGCTGAACAGGGGACGTCTTTTTCAAAAACTTGCCTCACACAGTTTCTTGAGGATGCATATCCAGACTTGCCCACTGAAGGCATTAAAAGTCTTGTTGACTTTCTCACCGGTGAGGAAGTGGTATGTCACGTGGCCAGAAACTTGGCTGTGGAGCAGTTAACGCTGAGTGCAGAATTTCCAGTTCCCCCACCTGTTTTACAGAAGACTTTCTTTGCAGTGATtggagccctgctacagagcagTGGCCCTGAGAGAACTGCTCTTTTCATCAGG GACTTCCTAATTCCTCAGATGACTGGAAAAGAACTTTTTGAGATTTGGAAGATAATAAATCCCATGGGGCTACTGGTAGaagaactgaagaaaaggaatatttcaCCTCCTGAATCTAGACTTACCAGGCAGTCTGGAAGTACCACAGCTTTGCCAGTGTTTTTTGTTGGCTTATACTG tgaTAAAAAGTTGATTGCAGAAGGACCTGGGGAAACAGTGCTGGTTGCAGAAGAAGAAGCGGCTCGAGTGGCACTTAGGAAACTCTATGGGTTCACTGAGAACAGACGGCCCTGGGACTATTCCAAGCCCAAAGAGAATTTAAGAGTAGAAAAGACTGTCACTGCCAGCTAA